One Colias croceus chromosome 7, ilColCroc2.1 genomic window carries:
- the LOC123693232 gene encoding peptidoglycan recognition protein-like: MKGNEMYIVLLLVIKIVVATDLDCGVVPLSQWGSTPLNNPVNLSKPVHIVVIQHTVTGQCFADESCVKLLNNVRKQHVDMLEFSDIGNSFYIGSNGKVYEGSGWHVGAHSKGLNSKSIGLSFIGDFREESPTEQALQAAKDFLDCSVKNHNLSDDYDLVGHGQVASTISPGAKLQSLIETWPHWRQNISM, encoded by the exons ATGAAAGGAAACGAAatgtatattgttttattgctCGTTATAAAAATTGTGGTCGCCACag ATCTAGATTGCGGAGTCGTACCCCTATCTCAATGGGGCTCAACGCCCTTGAACAATCCAGTGAATTTGTCAAAGCCAGTACACATAGTAGTCATTCAGCATACGGTCACGGGCCAATGCTTCGCTGACGAATCCTGTGTGAAGCTTCTGAATAATGTTAGGAAACAACACGTTGATATGCTGGAGTTCTCAGATATTGGCAATTC TTTCTACATCGGCAGTAACGGAAAGGTGTATGAAGGTTCCGGGTGGCACGTCGGCGCGCACTCAAAGGGGCTTAATAGCAAATCCATTGGTTTATCCTTCATTGGGGATTTTAGGG AGGAGTCACCAACTGAGCAAGCATTGCAAGCCGCTAAGGACTTCCTGGATTGTAGTGTTAAAAACCATAACTTGTCTGACGACTACGATCTTGTGGGACACGGTCAAGTGGCATCGACAATTAGCCCTGGGGCTAAACTACAAAGCCTTATAGAAACATGGCCGCATTGGCGGCAGAATATATCTAtgtag